TGCATAGCTTTAACGGTGATCCAGAATGGCTTAAAAAGTTTTTGGATTTGGGCATGCACATCTCGTATAGTGGTGTCGCGTCGTTCAAGCATGCTGATGACGTGCATGCGTCGGTTCAACAAACGCCGAGTGATCGGTTGTTAGTTGAGACAGATGCACCGTATCTAACGCCGGAACCTTATCGGGGCAAGCAAAATGAACCCGGTTATACGCATTACGTGGTGGATGCCGTGGCGAAATTACGAGCAACGACGCCCACCGAAATTGCCGCCCAAACTTATCAAAATGCAGAGGAATTATTTAAGATTGAAAAAGATTAAAGAAGTTATTGTCGTCGAAGGTAAGGACGATACGAAACGATTAGCATTAGCGGTGAATGCCGATACGATTGAAACGAATGGGTCAGCAGTTTCGGCAGCAACCGTGGCACAAATCAAACGATTACAGGCCAGCCGAGGGGTGATTGTTTTTACTGACCCGGATTTCTCAGGTGAACGGATTCGGCGGATTGTTTCGGCAGCCGTTCCGGGGGTCCAGCATGCCTTTTTACCGCGTAAAGCGGGAGTGCCTACCAAGGCCGGTGGTAGTTTAGGGGTGGAACACGCTAGTCCAGCAGCCATTCGGACGGCCTTAGCCAATCTGTACACTGAAAACTTGAGCGAGCCGACGACCCTGATTACTAAAACGGACTTGATTCAGGCCGGGCTATTAGCTGGCCCTGCTGCCCGGCAGCGCCGTGAACAGCTCGGTGAATTACTAAAAATTGGCTACGTGAATGGCAAGCAATTGCCTAAGCGGTTGCAATTATTCCAAGTACAACCGGCTGATTTTTGGCAGGCCGTCGCACAACTACACACAGAGGAGACAAAATGAGTAAAGAAATTGATATTGCAAATCCCGCCCGCACGCAGGCCATTATTAATTCATATGGCTTACGTGTTAAGAAAAGCTTAGGTCAAAATTTCCTAACTGACCAAAATGTGTTGCATAATATTGTCGCTATTGCTGATATTAGTCCTGAAGATAATGTCATTGAAATTGGCCCCGGAATTGGGTCTTTGACGGAATATCTAGCGCGGGCGGCACATCAAGTGCTAGCCTTTGAAATTGATGATCGTTTATTACCAATTTTAGCTGAAACGTTAGCTGATTATGACAATATTGATGTGGTTAATCAAGATATTTTGAAAACGGATTTACCGGCAATGATTCAGACGCACTTAGACCCCACGCGACCATTAAAATTGGTGGCTAATCTGCCTTATTATATTACGACCCCTATCTTAATGAATTTATTGGCGGGCGATGTTAAGTTTGAAAATATTGTGGTCATGATGCAAAAAGAAGTCGCCGATCGGTTGTCAGCGGAACCAGGGACTAAAGCATATGGTTCTTTGACGATTGCAGTCCAATATCGGATGGCCGCAGAACTTGCACTAGTGGTGCCCCGTACCGTTTTTGTACCAGCACCCAATGTGGATTCAGCGATTGTGAAGTTAACGGCATTGCCAACACGGACGCACGTGCCATTTGATGAAGCCGCGTTCTTTAAAGTTGTTAAGGCCGGTTTTGCCCATCGGCGTAAGAATTTGTGGAATAATTTGCAGAGTTTGTTCGGGAAACAGCCTGAAACGCGAACGTTGATTCAAGCTGCGTTGGATCAGGCTGAGATTGATCCGAAAATTCGGGCGGAACGCCTAACGGTCGATGCGTTTATTACCTTGACGGATGCCTTACATGCCGTTGGTTTAATTGCGGCCTAATTGGTCTATAAAACAGTTGCACATTAGAAAACCTTGTGATATAATATTGACTTTTTAGTGAAAAGCTAGTATAGTAGTTTCACATGAGGAGGTTTCTGAATGCCAATTTCACTAGCTGCAATTAAAGATAAGCTTGACGCTCGCATTGGGCAACACATGAAAGTGGTTGCACAAGCGGGCCGTAAAAAGACCACTGAACGTCATGGTATCTTGAAAGAAACGTACCGTTCTGTATTTGTCGTTGATTTAGACCAACAAGAAAACTCTTTTGAACGGGTCTCATACAGTTACACAGATGTGTTAACGAAAAACGTTCAAATCGCCTTTGAAGATGAAACAACTGAAGCTTAATTCGCCACGTGCGAACTCTCAATACTAAGACCCGCAGCAAGGTCTTTTTATTTTGCCCTGATATTAGTATAATTGTATCAAAGTAAGATAACGACCCAGATAATCGCGGTCATAAAAGAGGGTGAGACGCGTGCAGATCGTGGAAAAAGCGCCGGCTAAAATCAACTTGGGCTTAGATACGTTGTTTGAACATCAAAACGGTGCCAAGGAATGGAATATGGTGATGACGTCGGTTGATTTAGCCGATTACGTGCAGATTGAGACCCTAAAAGCTAATCGGATTGAAGTGGCGACGGATAGTGGCTTTCTGCCGAACGATCGGCGAAATCTCGCCTTTCAAGCGGTAAGCTTATTAAAACGCCAGTATCATATTCGGAGTGGCGTGCGGATTAAAATAAAAAAAGCGATTCCAGTTGCGGCCGGATTAGGTGGCGGCTCCTCGGATGCGGCCGCTGTTTTACGGGGGCTCAATCGGTTGTGGGAACTTAATTTAGATTTAGCCACCCTGGCGCGCTTGGGCTTACAGATTGATTCGGATGTGCCTTATTGTGTTTATAGCCAGACCGCTCATGTGACAGGCAAAGGGGAATTAGTGCGACCGCTCCCCAAGTTGCCGCCGTTGTGGATTGTACTCGCTAAGCCTAAAATCAGTGTTTCCACGCCGAATATCTTGCGGCAAGTCGATTATCGACAATTAACCACTCATCCGGAGATTCCGGGGTTGATTGCTGGCGTCCAGTCAGGTAATCTAGAACAGATTTTTCAGCATATGGGCAATGTGTTAGAGCCAATCACGGCTAATCGTTATCCAGAAATTATGCAAATTAAACAACAATTATTAACCTTTGGGGCAGATGCTGCGCAGATGAGTGGCACGGGCCCAACCGTGTTTGGCGTTTGTCGCAAGCGTTCGCGTGCCCAGCGCGTCTATAATTCGCTCAAAGGTTTTTGTCGGGAAGTTTATCTGGTCCGCCCGGTGAATCTAATGGATCGTTAACGGTAATCACTAAAGCGGGTGGCTTAATTGGTCAGTGCCGCTTTTTTTCATTAAGCAATGGCTGAACCCAGCACAAATGGGGTGAGGTGTGGTTAAATTGAAAGAAATGGGGTGGATGGATAATGAAGCAAACAACTAAATTAGGGTTAACTTTAGCGGGCGTGGCTGGTGCCACAACCTATGTCGGTGCTTTGTTGGGTGGTGCTGTCGCTTATCAAGTCGCCATGCACGTGAGCGACGAGCAGAAACAGCGAGGTCAACAATTATCACGGTCAGAAAATACTGAAATCGAAAATTTTTGGTACGATAAACAACCCCAACAACAATGGCAGCTGCAAAGTTTTGATGGCTTGAACTTAGTTGCCACGTATCTCCCCAATCCTAAAACAACTAAGCGGTTGGTCATTTTGGCCCACGGTCTCAATCATTCACGTGAACAGATGATTCCCTATGCGCGTATTTTCATGAGCCTGGGGTACGCTGTGCTGATGCCAGATGCGCGCGCTTTTGGTGATAGCGATGGGCATACGATTGGTTATGGTTGGTTAGATCGGTTGGATTACGACCGTTGGATAGCCATGGCTTTGACACAATTAGGCGCTGATATCGAAATCGTTTTGATGGGGATTTCGATGGGGGCAGCGACGGTTATGGCGACCAGTGGCGACCCCTTGCCTGAAAATGTTAAAGCAATCGTGGAAGATAGTGGTTATGCGGATTTATATGATGAAGCTAAATTTCGCTTGACGCACCAATTTCATTTACCAGCTTATCCCATCATGCCGCTGGCGAATCAAATTGCGCGTCGCAGTGCTGGCTACGCATTCAATGATGGTCACATTTTACAACAAGTTCAAA
This genomic window from Lactobacillus sp. CBA3606 contains:
- the rnmV gene encoding ribonuclease M5 — encoded protein: MKKIKEVIVVEGKDDTKRLALAVNADTIETNGSAVSAATVAQIKRLQASRGVIVFTDPDFSGERIRRIVSAAVPGVQHAFLPRKAGVPTKAGGSLGVEHASPAAIRTALANLYTENLSEPTTLITKTDLIQAGLLAGPAARQRREQLGELLKIGYVNGKQLPKRLQLFQVQPADFWQAVAQLHTEETK
- the rsmA gene encoding 16S rRNA (adenine(1518)-N(6)/adenine(1519)-N(6))-dimethyltransferase RsmA — encoded protein: MSKEIDIANPARTQAIINSYGLRVKKSLGQNFLTDQNVLHNIVAIADISPEDNVIEIGPGIGSLTEYLARAAHQVLAFEIDDRLLPILAETLADYDNIDVVNQDILKTDLPAMIQTHLDPTRPLKLVANLPYYITTPILMNLLAGDVKFENIVVMMQKEVADRLSAEPGTKAYGSLTIAVQYRMAAELALVVPRTVFVPAPNVDSAIVKLTALPTRTHVPFDEAAFFKVVKAGFAHRRKNLWNNLQSLFGKQPETRTLIQAALDQAEIDPKIRAERLTVDAFITLTDALHAVGLIAA
- the ispE gene encoding 4-(cytidine 5'-diphospho)-2-C-methyl-D-erythritol kinase produces the protein MQIVEKAPAKINLGLDTLFEHQNGAKEWNMVMTSVDLADYVQIETLKANRIEVATDSGFLPNDRRNLAFQAVSLLKRQYHIRSGVRIKIKKAIPVAAGLGGGSSDAAAVLRGLNRLWELNLDLATLARLGLQIDSDVPYCVYSQTAHVTGKGELVRPLPKLPPLWIVLAKPKISVSTPNILRQVDYRQLTTHPEIPGLIAGVQSGNLEQIFQHMGNVLEPITANRYPEIMQIKQQLLTFGADAAQMSGTGPTVFGVCRKRSRAQRVYNSLKGFCREVYLVRPVNLMDR
- a CDS encoding Veg family protein codes for the protein MPISLAAIKDKLDARIGQHMKVVAQAGRKKTTERHGILKETYRSVFVVDLDQQENSFERVSYSYTDVLTKNVQIAFEDETTEA
- a CDS encoding alpha/beta hydrolase, whose translation is MKQTTKLGLTLAGVAGATTYVGALLGGAVAYQVAMHVSDEQKQRGQQLSRSENTEIENFWYDKQPQQQWQLQSFDGLNLVATYLPNPKTTKRLVILAHGLNHSREQMIPYARIFMSLGYAVLMPDARAFGDSDGHTIGYGWLDRLDYDRWIAMALTQLGADIEIVLMGISMGAATVMATSGDPLPENVKAIVEDSGYADLYDEAKFRLTHQFHLPAYPIMPLANQIARRSAGYAFNDGHILQQVQTGALPILIIHGMHDTTVPVRNAHQLYNRVAQQKGLYIDADAGHVQAIRTHPDRYQAVVSEFLTEQVGLIS